TTCAGAAGCAGCCATTAATTTTTGAACATCACTCTCTTGTTTACGAGCTGCTTTTTGTATTTCCTTTTGAACCTTACCTTTTGTATCTAAAGATACGACCGCAGTATAACTGTTTTCACTGATCCAGTTTTCAATCAACACTTTAGCATTCTCACCCGTTGAAATTCCAAACATCGGTAACCAGTACTTAATAATATTCTTCTTGTATTTTTCTGGAAAATATAGTTTCAAATAATTTGGTTTAAATGCTCTTTTAGCTTCAGCAAACTGGGTAACAGCTGCACCTATACAAAGTACTTTTTCTTTTTCCGGTGGAAAATCATTGAACTCAATAATTTCTGTTGGTACTTCCGTTTTCTTTTTAAACCACATAGATTTTCTCCTTTATTTTCTAAAAGTATAAAACATTTTTTCTTTTATTTTGCTCTACTAGCCGCGTGGAAAAAGACTTAGAAAATAATGTTTACAAACTGTCTTAATGTGTAAAGTAATAAAACAGCTCACTCGTATTTTCTCCTTATCTTTTAGTATAGAAAATACGATCGAGAGCAATCGCTGTTAATAAAAATGTTTTATGATCCTGCGTATCATCTACTTCAATATGGTATTCATCTCCGCCCAACGTCAATTTTCTTTTGTCAATATCACAAATAACTTTTTCTTCTAATTTAAACTGATGGCTTCCTGTCATACCATACCCTAAGCTTAGATCACCGATCACTGAATCGATCACAAATTTATAGCTGAAAATATTTAACGAACGAGCAATAGACAGAATCGATTCACCGTCGACTGAAATGTGATATTTCTTGAAATTGTATCTTAAGAATGAACCAATCATACTCAACGCATTGACATTTGTTTTACACATAGCCAATGTTTCTCCATTCAGATCTGTAATTTCAAAACTTTCTCGTCCTAAAAAACTCCCTTTTACTTTATATAACGGATTTCCTGATGCATCTAAAATTTCATAACTAGGTTTTAAAGCAATCAGCTTTTGTTTCACAATATATTTCATATGATATCCCCTTATTATTTTTCCTTCTTATTTTTACTGATTTTCTGTTATTTTCTTGATGGACATTTCCAACTCGTTCAGTAGAGCATACTCATCATCAAATGTACGAACAATTAATGGTGTTTCTTCATTCTTAAGTTTGTAAACTTCATAATAGAGCATCTCTTCCCCTGATTCCAAACTATCTCTATTGATTGCTTTTGGATCGAGTAATTCATTATCCCATGGAATAAATGTTGGTTCTAACACTTCATCATTTTGGCTAAATTGAAAATACGTTTTAAGTGGCGAGATCGCAGCATGCTGCTTCTTATTTTTGAAATTATAATAGACGATCATATTGGCTTCATTGAATGAATCTAAAAAGTGATCAGTTCCAGTAAATTCGATCTTATACATTTGCGTCTCGATGATTTGCTTTGTTGTTACTTTCTTTTTAGAGTGTACTACTTTTTGAATTGTTTGTGCTTGGATATCAAGTAAATCTAGCCGCTCATTTTTGTAGCTAGTATATAGATAACCGATCGGCAGTCCATCTACTTTCAGTATTTCTCCATCTTTTGGCCATTGCTCTTTTTTAATATTAGATAAGTCTAAATAGATCGGTATTTTTTGATTGCGCATGAGAAATACAGGTATATACCAGACTCCATTTAGCGTTGTATCTTTCGAGTTCATTTGGTAAGGTTCACCTTGTGCTCTTACAACAAATGATATCTTTTGATTAAACAAATCAGACCTCTTGATCTGCTTAGGAAAACTCACCAAATTTGATAATTCTCCATAAAGTTGCTCCTGAACTGTAGATGAATTCTGCATAACTTTTGGCTTTTCGTCATATTGTGTGCGATTGATAGTTGTTGTGCATGCAGTGATACTAAGTAGTTCCAATGAGAGAAAGAAAGTGAGCAACCACTTATTTTTCACAAAATTGTCTCCTTTTTTATTTTTGATATAGATATGTCAATTCTAGAATTTTTATGAAAGTACTTTTTTAAACCTACATCTTGTAGTTATAATATCATGCACTTTTCTAATTTGTCAATAGTCGTGGTATAATTGAGTTATTCGTCTTATTCAAAAATAAAGTAAGATAGACTAAATAAAAAGGAGCGCTTGTATGGCACCAAAAATATCTGACTCAGAATTAGAGATTCTACGAATTATCTGGGCTCACGATGGACAAATGATGTTTTCCGATATCGTTGAAGAGTTGCACAAAAAAGAATTTAAGTGGAAAAACAATACGATTCTGACTTTCTTAGCTCGTTTGACAGAAAAAAATGTTTTAGCTGTTCAAAAAAAAGGAAGACGAAATGAATATATCGCATTGCTAAGCGAAAAAGGATACTTGGAGCAAGAAACAAAAGAGTTTGTTGGAAAAGTTTATGAGGGAGAAGTAAAAGGGTTGATTGCGACACTGGTAGAAAATGAATTGATATCCGATCAGGAAATTGAAGATTTAAAAGAATATTGGGAAAAGAATAAAGAATGACTAGTCTAAAATTATTGATGTTACTCGTTTCCCTCAGTCTTTCTGGTACTATTTTATTTGGTATTTGGACACTTTTTAGACGAATTCTGTCAAGAAAAATTTCGCATCGCATGTACTATTATCTTTTATTGATCGTATTGCTGCGCTTGATTCTTCCTATTTCTCCAGAACAAAGTTTGATTGGAAAATCCTTTTCAATCATTGAATCTTCCACTATTTATACGACTTTTTTTGGACCAAAGGATCGTAAAAATCCAGCTGTTATTGTTGGCGATAATGTTGTTATCGGTGACAACGTCGTTATGGGCAGCAAAGGTAAAAATATTGCCCCCTATATTCTATATATTTGGCTAGTGATTGGCTTTGGTTTCCTCATTCAAAAAATCACGAAATACCAAAGTTTTGTAAAATATATCAAAGCAGACTGGCACCCTGTCGATGATCCCTTGATGCTTGACACACTTAGTACCCTATGTGAGGAAAAAGGAATTTATAGACCTGTAGAGCTTTATACCTCCGCACTCATTTCATCCCCACTTTTATTAGGGATCAAAAAAAGTTATATCATATTACCGCGTGTACAATTGACTGAGGTACAGCTCTATCATATTCTTGCACACGAACTTACCCATTCTAAGAATAAGGACTTATTTTATAAGTGGTTCATGCAATTGATCATCTGTATTCATTGGTTTAATCCGGCTATGTATTTCATAGCAAAGACTTTGAATCAAGAATGCGAATATGCCTGCGATGAAGGGACTACAGGTCACTATACAAAAGAACAGCAATTTTACTATGGTACAACGTTGATCGAAATGGCTAAGATGCCGAACAAATACAATGAAAAAGTAGCTTCGGTGACCTTATATGAGAATACATATGAAATCAAAAAGCGTCTAGACGTGCTGTTAGCTACTCAAAAGAATCCACATTTCAAACGACTGACCTCTGTGTTTTCTGCTATGATTCTTGTCTTTAGTGCAATCGTTTTAGGCGCTTATACGGTCCCCAAAAAAACGATAACTACAGATAAACCAATTGAATCATCATCAACTAACGAATCTTCTGTAGATGTGGACTCGTCTAAAAGTAAACCTTTAGGACGTCCTTTTTCATAGAATAAAAAAGAAGGCCAATTGAATAGGCCTTCTTTTGGTATATTGCTAAATTCTCTTCAATAATCGTTTGTTTCTATTCAGAAATCATTTTCTCTCTGGTTTATCTGATAAATTGAGACTGAGACGGAAAGGATTTATGTCTCTGTCTGTTCACCTATGATTTGAATATCTGCATAAACTTCATTTTTAATGCCTCTCAACACAAAAGGATCACTCCCCTAAATGCCTAAATCTTACTTTCGACTTTTGGTTTGTTCTCTCTTGATTCGTTCGCTTCATTAGAATTGATATCTCTCCGATTAGTTCAGTACAGATCATTTCAATAGAATAATTATCACAGTCCATTTCCATCCTATTTACAATATCCTCTTCACTCATACCTAAAGAACCATGTTCTAGCTGCTTTAAGTAAAAGATGAATAATTGAAGCTTTGATTCTAAATGAAAACAATATAACGCAGATTGAATCGCATTCTTTTTTAAATCAGGTTTCAACAGTTTTTTCAACTCACCTCTTAAATTTAAATAATACTTCTCTAAAATTAAATACTTTTCAATATGATGTTTCTGTACAAATAAATCCAGCTCTTCTAAAATACCTTTATTATTGTTCATAAACGCTCTCCTCGATTATCTTTATATGAGACTGCTTCGGTTAAACATTTAGTGTAAATTAATAAAAGATAGTCTCCAATTCTTTTATATTCTGACTCTCTATTTAATTGACGTAGTTTCTTTTATACATAAAAGAAAAAGAAGGAATTAACTTAAACGTTTAACTGTTCATAGTCCTTTCCTTCTTCTCATTTTTAGTCAAGATTCTTCCATTTTAGTTACTTCTAAAAAAGTTAAAATATTGATTTAATCGTCTTTTATAATTAAGTCATACTCAAATGGATCTTCACCATATTCAACAACTTTTATATATCCTTGAGCATTTTCTCCCACAGTACACTTTTCTCCACACTCAAGACAAATTGCAGTATTTCCTTCCCACTTTATTTCAGCTAGGTCGAAATATTTCTCCTCAGTAGTCACACTCTCATATGCCCAACAATACGGACATTCTTCCTCTATTAATAGTGGCTCTCCGCCATCCCTTGCTCTAATATAATTTTCAATATCGTTATTTATCATATTCATAAGATTTGGTATTACCTGATCTGGTTCATCAATCAATTCATCAACATACTCCTCAAGATCACTTGCATCTAGCATATCCTCACTTTCAGGAATATATATACCTTGATGAGCATCAAATGAGTAATCTCCATTTTTGTATTTAACAACTATTTTTTTATTTTCGTCTCCAAAATCAAATGTAAGTTCAACATAACTATTTGACCCTTTTGTATCATCAATACTTGCATCATTTAAATGAACCACAATTTTTTTACTCAAAATATAAGCATGTTTTGCTTCCAATAAGATTTGGCCCATTTTATCAAATTGTACTGAGTTATTGACAATAATTTCAGCACCATTATCGTGTAAAGCTGAAAATAACTCATCAATTTTTATATTGATAATCTCTTCGAACAGTCCTTGTATTTCTGATTCCTCTCTAACAATTACACCAGTTTCATTTTCAATTATTTCCTTTAAGATCAGTTCATTTTCATATTCACTTAGCTCAACTACTCCATCTCTAAAAATTACGTCTTCATCTGTTAAATAGTTCAAATCATCAACTTTTGATTTTTCATGTAAAAGTTCGTCTTGTATGATAGGATCTACAAAAAGTTTTGAATTTTCAATATATTTAGAGAAGGTTTTTATCTCAAGAAATAGTTCGAAATCTTTTAATAATTTATTGAATAAGCCAACAACTTTTGAATAAAAACTTAAATCGAGTAATTTAGTGTGTGCTATATGATTCCTATACTTAGTTGCTATTGCCCAATTATTTTGAAATATCCTATTCCCTCCTTCATTTCCTAACTCCTTAAAAAATTGATCTAAATGGGACATAGTATCAGTTTTTGTAAAAAGACCTGACTCAATCAAATGCTGTACTCTTTCCTCATTTGTAGAATTTTTGTCAAGGAGTAGCTGCATTATATCCAACAATTTTTCTTGAACAAAAACTACATTTGAAGTTTCAGGTGAAATAGCATATTTTTGAGGTTCAATAATTTGAATTAGTTGATCTGTCAATAAATTATATAATCGTTCATCCATAAAATTATATTCTACAATATCTTTAGCTAAAGCTCCTTTTTTTTTCTTCAGTGAATAGGGACCATCAAGACTTTCTGTCCAGTTAGGTCCTAGCTCAATAGTAAGAACTCTATCGATTACTTCTCTAAATTTATTTTCTAAATCATAAAGTAGTGAAAAAAGTTGTTCAGAAATAAGTTTTGCTTGAAAATCTTCATAAATTGAAATTCTGGAAAAAAATTTCATATTTCCCAGTTTCATCAACGATTTCATCAATTTAAACTTAAACTGTTCAAACTGAACGCTCTCTTGGCTTAATAAATTATTGAAGTCAAGAGCATCATCTGAAATTTCTAAAAAGACATCTAATGTTTTCTGAATAGTGCTGTCAATTGCAAAAACTTGTTGACTAATTTTTAATTGTCCAATTTTTTTTGGATTAGTATCATTCATCAAAAATATATCAGATTTCAACTCCCCATTATCCATGCATAGTGGAGTTATACTAAATCCTCCTTCACTTACTTCATCGTGGCAAGTATTGAAACTTAACACTTTACTTGTATTTAACGAATATTGAAATCGAACTTTTTTCATAAGTCCTCCTTAAAATTGTACTGCAAATTATAATTTTAATATTTTTGTTTTTAAATCTAGAAGCTTCCTTATTACTTTGTCTAAAATACTATTTTTGAATATTTACCACAATAGATTAGATCCTTTTAAAACAAAAGAAACTTCATCTCATAGCAAAATGAAACTTTTTCTTAGTAAAAGTTTCATTCACATACTTCGCTTATAAATTGCATATTATACATTATACCAAGTAAGAATCTAATTAGGAATAGTTTGAGATGAAATAAATATTACTGATGGAAGAAAGAAGAGATTTAATATCACAAAATTATTCAGAAAATCAGCATTAATGTTTGTGAAATAACAAAAAGTTCTGTAATTTTTGAAACGCTTATTAAGAACCCTGCTTACTAAAAATAAAAAACTACTTATGAAAAGTCTTGGAGAAGAATATTTTAAAACAAGATATAATTGAACATACATTCAAATATAGAGAAAGAAAACGCTCATTAAAAAAACTCTTAATTTATTTACAAACAAGAGCTTAATTGGTATCGATATTGGAAGTACTACTTTTAAATTAGTTAATCCTTTATAAATGAAATCTAGTTCCAAAATTTATATTGATTCACTTCCTGTTGCAAATTTACTTATAGGTTCTAAAATTCAAATCGTCCTGTTCGGTAAAGAATTGCGAGAAGTTAGCCTCTTGATACTCAGTGGTTCAAACGTTTCACAGATCAACCAAAATAAAAATAATTTATACTTTCTCTGACGATTTTAACACTATTGATGGAATAACTGGTCTATACTCTTCAGATTCAAAAATATTTGTGAATCAAGTGATAATTTTTACGTTGTAAAAAGCTATATATCAGATGATTACACAAGACTAGTTCCAAAACGGAGAGTTTACAGCGCTAATTACAAAAAAGAATCCATTTATCTCTTTTAAACAAAACAAAAAGAAAAAGCCCTTGATATCAAGGACTTTCGTACTTTGTACTTAGTTAGAAAATCTAAAAGATAATTATCTTCTAATTTCTTTGATACGAGCTGCTTTTCCGTGTAATGCACGTAGGTAATAAAGTTTCGCACGACGAACTTTACCATAACGAACTACTTCGATTTGAGCAACACGTGGTGTGTGTAATGGGAATGTACGTTCCACACCAACACCGTTAGAGATTTTACGTACTGTATAAGTTTCGCTGATACCTGTACCGCGACGGCCGATAACAACTCCTTCAAATAACTGGATACGTTCGCGTGTACCTTCGACAACTTTCGCGTGAACGCGAACAGTGTCCCCAGGACGAAACGCAGGGATATCCGTACGTAATTGTTCTTGTGTTAATTCTTGAATTAATGGATTCATTCTTTTTTCTCCTCATTCCAAACATTCTTATGGCACTGCCACAGCGGAATATCGTAATAGTTGAGCGCTTTACACTCACTGAGATAGTTTAACACAATATCTATGCTGCTGTAAAGGGATTTTTCTTGATAATCTTACTTAATCTACGGGAAGCTCATTTAAAAAGTCTTGCAGTTGATTGATTAGTTTGCCTAAATGTAGACCATCGACTAAACGATGATTGACTTGAACGGAGTATGGCAAAAGTAAGCGATCATCTCTCTTTTCAAATTTCCCCCATGTCACTTTAGGGATCGAATCATCCCGATCTAAGCTCAATTCATTGCCTAGATTTGTGAAAGAAAACCACGGCAAGCAAGAAAACTGGATCATCTCGTCTGACTGATACTTTGAATCAGGAAAGTAATTCTGCTGTTCTTCACTGACTTTTTTTGCTTTATTGACAAAGGCGTGCAGCTCTTCTTCTAGATCAAGAGTCACAATATGAAATAATTCACTGTCAGGTTTTAAATCTGTAAAACTTGGAATTAAACGATCGATCAAAAAAACTTCTTCGCCTCGTATTTTATAACGAAAATTTTCAATTTGGTTCATTATAGTCGTTGTTGCATAAATCATGCTGTAGTAAAAAGATAGCTCGTTTTGTTTCACATACTCATAAAAATGAGTCACGTCCAATTGTGTCGTCACATCATACAAAGGTGAATCTGCAGCTCTTGAAAAAAAGTCAAAATGCTCTTTCCGTTGCCATGTTTTTTGATCGATGACTGTTGCTGTTACGCCCATTTCTGTAACCTCCTGTAAAGCTACTCTATTTCATTACGAAGTTCTTGCAACCATTTTTCCTGTTGAGGTGTTAAGTCGACTTTCTCCAACATGTCGGGTCTGCGTGTCAGCGTTCGTCTTAAGGACTCTTTTTGCTGCCACTCGTCGATCAATTTATGATTACCATTTGTCAATACTTCCGGCACTTGCATCCCATTGAATTCAGCAGGACGAGTATATTGGGGATGTTCTAATAGTCCGGTTGAATGAGAGTCCGTTTGGGCTGATAATTTATTTCCTAAAACATCTGGCAATAGGCGAACCGTTGCATCGATCATCACCATCGCCCCTAACTCGCCCCCTGTCAACACATAATCACCTAAAGAAACTTCATCTGTCACTAAGGATCGAATCCGCTCGTCATAACCTTCATAATGACCGCAAATAAAGACAAGATGCTCTTCTTTAGAAAACTCTTCTGCCATTTTTTGATCGAACGGCTTTCCAGCAGGATCTAAAAGAATCACACGTTTTTTCGTTTCTGGTGACAGTTCTTCAATGCTCTGTAAGTTATCATAGATAGGCTGAACTTTTAACAGCATTCCCGCTCCGCCGCCATAAGGATAGTCATCTACAGATTGATGTTTATTATCTGAATAATCTCGAAAATTAGAGACGTTGATCTCAAGTAAGTTCTTCTCCACTGCTTTACCGATGATCGACTCACCCATCGGCCCTTCAAACATTCTTGGGAACAGTGTCAATACATCAATCTTCATCATCGATCAATCCTTCTGGGATCTCCACATGAACAATCCCTTGATCTAAATCGACCGATTTAACAACAGATTCAATATAAGGAATCAATGCATCCTTTTTCTTAGGACGCTGCACTACCCACACATCATTCGCTCCAGGTGATAAAATCTCTTTGATTTTGCCAAGTTCTTTCCCATTCTCATCGATCACAGTCAGTCCAATGATTTCATGATAATAAAATTCATCTTGGGGCAAATCTGTTAATTGTTCTTTTGATACTTTCAAAATACCGTCACGATACTTCTCTACATCATTGATCGATAAATGTCCTTCGAAGGTCACGATATCAAAATTTTTATGTTTACGGTGCGTTTTGATTGTCAGCGCAATAGGTTCTTTCTTCTCTTGAAATAGTGTTAACGTCGTCCCTTTTTTATAGCGAAGCTCTGGAAAATCCGTTTGAGAAATCACTCGTACTTCTCCTTTTAGCCCTTGGGTATTAACGATTTTTCCTACATTTAAATATTCAGTCACGTGAAGCCCTCATTTCAAATTTTTGTCCTTCTCATTTTACCATTTCCAGTGACTGAATTCTATCCACATCTATCATTCGATTCTTTTTTCTTTATCATGCATTGATGCCAGTCAATGTTCCGTAGATCAAAAATAGATTCAAGGCCGTTAAGACAATCGCAATGATCCAAGCGAGCACTTTGACCCAGACTGGGTTAGCAAATTTTCCCATGATTTTTTTATCACTAGTATATAGAGTCAATGGAATGATCGATACAGGTAAAGCGATACTTAAAAAGACTTGTGTATATAATAGTAAATCTTCAACCGCTGACTCTCTGCCGCCATAAAGAATCACACAAATGATAACAGGAACGATTGCAAGTAATCGGGTCACGACTCGACGCATCCATAGGGGCATTTTTAGATGAATGAAACCTTCCATCACGATTTGTCCGGAAAGTGTACCTGTGATGGTCGAATTTTGTCCAGAAGCAAGTAAAGCAATCGCAAATAGAATACTCAATACTGGACTGGCAATATTTCCTACGATATCAGGATTTTTTAATGCGTCAAATAGATCAACGAATTTTCCTAAATCGCTATTTGTCCCATAGAACAATGCCCCACCTAAAATCAACAATAAACAATTTACAACGAAAGCGACCGTTAACTGGATATTTGAATCCCAAATGGTAAAACGAATTGCTTTAGCCTTTTCCGCATCATCATTACGATCGAATTTTCTCGCTTGGGCGATCGAAGAATGCAAATATAGATTATGCGGCATCACTGTTGCACCAACGATTCCCAGTGCTAGAAACAGCATGGATTTATCACTTGCGATTTTAGGATCTGGAATAAATCCACGTAAAACCTCACCGATCATCGGATCGGCTAAAGCAACTTCATACGCAAAGACAAAGAAGATGACCGCAATCAAACAGGCAACGATCGCTTCAATTTTTCTAAAGCCTAATTTCGTCAATAATAGTAATAATAATACATCAAACGTTGTGATCAAAACACCGATCAGTAATGGAAATCCAAATAATAATTGCAATGCTACAGCTCCACCGATGACCTCTGCAATATCTGTTGCCATGATCGCAAGCTCTGTAATGATCCATAGAATGAAACCAGTCTTTTTACTCGTGTGTTCTCGTGTTGCTTGAGCTAAGTCACGGCCCGTTACAATTCCTAATTTTGCCGCCATACTTTGAAGAAGCATGGCAATCAAACTAGATAACAAAATGACACTCAACAAGGCATATTTGTATTCAGCACCACCCGCGATCGATGTGATCCAATTTCCCGGATCCATATACCCGACTGCAACGAGAGCCCCAGGCCCGCTATAAGCTAACAGTGTCCGCCAAAAGCTCGCATCTTTTGGTACCTCCACTGTATTATTGATCTCTTCTAGGCTAGGACCATTTGCATAATTCAATATTTTTTCTGCTTCTGTGTGTTCTTTTTTCATCTTATATCCTTCTTCCATTTATCAATCATAAGGTTCCTTTTATTATATTTTTAGGTACACCATAATTCTTAAGTTTATTATAATCCTCTCATGCATAGATGTAAACAGAATCATTCTTTTTTTTAATTAAGACTTAAGTAGGATGTTTTTTCTAACCTTTTATTTGTATAATATATTTAGTAAGTTGGTTCTTACAACTTTGTTCGTAAAAAATTAGAATTAACAATGGTAAATTACTAATAAGAATTTTATACTGTAGATAGTTACTTTTAAGGAGATGATAGAATTGAGCATCGCACTTTCACGGAAAATTATAAATTGCATTTCGATCGTTGGAATTATCGCGACAATTGCTGTGACGATTTATTTCATGCGGTTAGGTGTTTTTAAAGATGTTGACGCATTGAGAGGTTTAGTCGGTGACTCAGTCATCTTAGGACCGATCGTTTTCATGTTGATCCAGATCATTCAAGTGGTGATTCCGATCATTCCAGGTGGGATCAGTTGTGCTGCTGGTGTCTTGATCTTCGGTCCATTTGCAGGCTTTATATATAACTATGTAGGAATCGCGATTGGATCTGTCATTATTTTTCTTCTTGGTAGACAATATGGCAAGCCATTTATTTTAAGTCTAGT
This sequence is a window from Enterococcus wangshanyuanii. Protein-coding genes within it:
- a CDS encoding DUF1266 domain-containing protein, producing the protein MWFKKKTEVPTEIIEFNDFPPEKEKVLCIGAAVTQFAEAKRAFKPNYLKLYFPEKYKKNIIKYWLPMFGISTGENAKVLIENWISENSYTAVVSLDTKGKVQKEIQKAARKQESDVQKLMAASETIRDSGAFDLERLGYIIRVCFTLDLITEQYAWAYLDILYKLAQEYYESWDEYIVSYSNENEAMNTSWYKDIIIDYLAIKQGKENIFDKYPLK
- a CDS encoding LURP-one-related/scramblase family protein; amino-acid sequence: MKYIVKQKLIALKPSYEILDASGNPLYKVKGSFLGRESFEITDLNGETLAMCKTNVNALSMIGSFLRYNFKKYHISVDGESILSIARSLNIFSYKFVIDSVIGDLSLGYGMTGSHQFKLEEKVICDIDKRKLTLGGDEYHIEVDDTQDHKTFLLTAIALDRIFYTKR
- a CDS encoding DUF5067 domain-containing protein codes for the protein MKNKWLLTFFLSLELLSITACTTTINRTQYDEKPKVMQNSSTVQEQLYGELSNLVSFPKQIKRSDLFNQKISFVVRAQGEPYQMNSKDTTLNGVWYIPVFLMRNQKIPIYLDLSNIKKEQWPKDGEILKVDGLPIGYLYTSYKNERLDLLDIQAQTIQKVVHSKKKVTTKQIIETQMYKIEFTGTDHFLDSFNEANMIVYYNFKNKKQHAAISPLKTYFQFSQNDEVLEPTFIPWDNELLDPKAINRDSLESGEEMLYYEVYKLKNEETPLIVRTFDDEYALLNELEMSIKKITENQ
- a CDS encoding BlaI/MecI/CopY family transcriptional regulator; the encoded protein is MAPKISDSELEILRIIWAHDGQMMFSDIVEELHKKEFKWKNNTILTFLARLTEKNVLAVQKKGRRNEYIALLSEKGYLEQETKEFVGKVYEGEVKGLIATLVENELISDQEIEDLKEYWEKNKE
- a CDS encoding M56 family metallopeptidase is translated as MTSLKLLMLLVSLSLSGTILFGIWTLFRRILSRKISHRMYYYLLLIVLLRLILPISPEQSLIGKSFSIIESSTIYTTFFGPKDRKNPAVIVGDNVVIGDNVVMGSKGKNIAPYILYIWLVIGFGFLIQKITKYQSFVKYIKADWHPVDDPLMLDTLSTLCEEKGIYRPVELYTSALISSPLLLGIKKSYIILPRVQLTEVQLYHILAHELTHSKNKDLFYKWFMQLIICIHWFNPAMYFIAKTLNQECEYACDEGTTGHYTKEQQFYYGTTLIEMAKMPNKYNEKVASVTLYENTYEIKKRLDVLLATQKNPHFKRLTSVFSAMILVFSAIVLGAYTVPKKTITTDKPIESSSTNESSVDVDSSKSKPLGRPFS
- a CDS encoding DUF7006 family protein, giving the protein MNNNKGILEELDLFVQKHHIEKYLILEKYYLNLRGELKKLLKPDLKKNAIQSALYCFHLESKLQLFIFYLKQLEHGSLGMSEEDIVNRMEMDCDNYSIEMICTELIGEISILMKRTNQERTNQKSKVRFRHLGE
- the rplS gene encoding 50S ribosomal protein L19 — its product is MNPLIQELTQEQLRTDIPAFRPGDTVRVHAKVVEGTRERIQLFEGVVIGRRGTGISETYTVRKISNGVGVERTFPLHTPRVAQIEVVRYGKVRRAKLYYLRALHGKAARIKEIRR
- a CDS encoding chloramphenicol acetyltransferase, with translation MGVTATVIDQKTWQRKEHFDFFSRAADSPLYDVTTQLDVTHFYEYVKQNELSFYYSMIYATTTIMNQIENFRYKIRGEEVFLIDRLIPSFTDLKPDSELFHIVTLDLEEELHAFVNKAKKVSEEQQNYFPDSKYQSDEMIQFSCLPWFSFTNLGNELSLDRDDSIPKVTWGKFEKRDDRLLLPYSVQVNHRLVDGLHLGKLINQLQDFLNELPVD
- the trmD gene encoding tRNA (guanosine(37)-N1)-methyltransferase TrmD, with translation MKIDVLTLFPRMFEGPMGESIIGKAVEKNLLEINVSNFRDYSDNKHQSVDDYPYGGGAGMLLKVQPIYDNLQSIEELSPETKKRVILLDPAGKPFDQKMAEEFSKEEHLVFICGHYEGYDERIRSLVTDEVSLGDYVLTGGELGAMVMIDATVRLLPDVLGNKLSAQTDSHSTGLLEHPQYTRPAEFNGMQVPEVLTNGNHKLIDEWQQKESLRRTLTRRPDMLEKVDLTPQQEKWLQELRNEIE
- the rimM gene encoding ribosome maturation factor RimM (Essential for efficient processing of 16S rRNA), whose translation is MTEYLNVGKIVNTQGLKGEVRVISQTDFPELRYKKGTTLTLFQEKKEPIALTIKTHRKHKNFDIVTFEGHLSINDVEKYRDGILKVSKEQLTDLPQDEFYYHEIIGLTVIDENGKELGKIKEILSPGANDVWVVQRPKKKDALIPYIESVVKSVDLDQGIVHVEIPEGLIDDED
- a CDS encoding Nramp family divalent metal transporter, translating into MKKEHTEAEKILNYANGPSLEEINNTVEVPKDASFWRTLLAYSGPGALVAVGYMDPGNWITSIAGGAEYKYALLSVILLSSLIAMLLQSMAAKLGIVTGRDLAQATREHTSKKTGFILWIITELAIMATDIAEVIGGAVALQLLFGFPLLIGVLITTFDVLLLLLLTKLGFRKIEAIVACLIAVIFFVFAYEVALADPMIGEVLRGFIPDPKIASDKSMLFLALGIVGATVMPHNLYLHSSIAQARKFDRNDDAEKAKAIRFTIWDSNIQLTVAFVVNCLLLILGGALFYGTNSDLGKFVDLFDALKNPDIVGNIASPVLSILFAIALLASGQNSTITGTLSGQIVMEGFIHLKMPLWMRRVVTRLLAIVPVIICVILYGGRESAVEDLLLYTQVFLSIALPVSIIPLTLYTSDKKIMGKFANPVWVKVLAWIIAIVLTALNLFLIYGTLTGINA
- a CDS encoding TVP38/TMEM64 family protein → MSIALSRKIINCISIVGIIATIAVTIYFMRLGVFKDVDALRGLVGDSVILGPIVFMLIQIIQVVIPIIPGGISCAAGVLIFGPFAGFIYNYVGIAIGSVIIFLLGRQYGKPFILSLVSDKTYNKYIGWLDNEKRFERLFALAIFLPIAPDDALCLMAGLTKMSLRKFTLIIILAKPVSIFLYSLALIYGGTFLNGLLGF